A stretch of Cyanobacterium sp. HL-69 DNA encodes these proteins:
- the mysA gene encoding demethyl 4-deoxygadusol synthase MysA, which yields MGNGALAENLKEDDKTVIWRPHEEKYRTSEWYTGSGQITTADEGLSFEVTAVYQLKSEVKVVKDIFAISNHTLANIYRPRSRCIAVVDQTVAELYGEKIEGYFQAQEIPLELMVIRAWESDKTPETVHRILAFLGKDGCDVSRNEPVLVIGGGVLSDVAGLACALQHRRTPYIMIGTTIIAAIDAGPSPRTCTNGTQFKNSIGVYHPPVLTLVDRQFFSTLDMGHIRNGMAEIIKMAVTDDKELFELLEQYGQELIKTRFATIDASEELEKIADLIIYKALYAYMKHEGTNMFETYQDRPHAYGHTWSPRFEPAVKLMHGHAVTIGMAFGATLAQELGWLSQEECQRIINLSSKLGLSVFHPILEDVQIMVDGQKNMRRKRGDGGLWAPLPTTIGACDYVQEVEPELLNQAVVAHKKYCSQLPHEGAGEQMYLSDLGLE from the coding sequence ATGGGCAACGGCGCCCTAGCCGAAAATCTCAAGGAAGATGATAAGACAGTAATTTGGCGCCCCCACGAAGAAAAATATCGCACATCAGAATGGTACACAGGTTCAGGTCAAATTACCACCGCTGATGAGGGTTTATCCTTTGAAGTAACGGCGGTATATCAACTCAAGTCAGAGGTAAAGGTAGTTAAGGATATTTTCGCCATATCTAACCATACCCTCGCGAATATTTATCGCCCTCGTAGTCGTTGTATCGCCGTAGTAGATCAAACCGTTGCCGAGTTATACGGAGAGAAGATAGAAGGTTATTTCCAAGCCCAAGAAATTCCCTTAGAATTGATGGTCATACGGGCATGGGAAAGTGATAAAACCCCCGAAACAGTCCATCGTATTCTTGCCTTTTTAGGGAAAGATGGCTGTGATGTGTCTCGTAATGAGCCTGTATTGGTCATTGGGGGTGGTGTGTTGAGTGATGTGGCTGGTTTAGCCTGTGCGCTGCAACATCGTCGTACCCCTTACATTATGATTGGTACAACCATCATTGCCGCTATTGATGCAGGTCCTTCTCCCCGTACTTGTACCAATGGCACTCAATTTAAAAACAGCATTGGGGTATATCATCCCCCAGTATTAACCTTGGTTGATCGTCAATTTTTCTCTACCCTTGATATGGGACATATCCGTAATGGTATGGCAGAAATTATCAAGATGGCAGTCACCGATGATAAGGAGTTGTTTGAGTTATTGGAACAGTACGGGCAGGAGTTGATTAAAACTCGTTTTGCCACCATCGATGCTAGTGAAGAACTAGAAAAAATTGCTGATTTGATTATCTATAAAGCTCTTTATGCCTATATGAAGCATGAAGGAACAAATATGTTTGAAACGTACCAAGACAGGCCCCACGCCTACGGGCACACTTGGAGTCCTCGTTTTGAACCCGCTGTTAAATTAATGCACGGTCATGCCGTCACCATTGGCATGGCGTTTGGGGCAACTTTAGCTCAAGAGTTGGGCTGGTTAAGTCAAGAAGAGTGTCAAAGAATCATTAATTTATCTAGCAAATTAGGGTTGTCGGTGTTTCACCCCATCCTAGAAGATGTTCAAATCATGGTAGATGGACAAAAAAATATGCGCCGCAAACGGGGTGATGGGGGCTTATGGGCGCCTTTACCTACTACCATCGGGGCTTGTGACTATGTCCAAGAGGTGGAACCTGAATTGCTCAATCAAGCGGTTGTCGCTCACAAAAAGTACTGCTCTCAGTTACCCCATGAGGGTGCAGGAGAGCAGATGTATCTCAGTGATCTTGGTTTAGAATAG
- a CDS encoding Helicase, SNF2/RAD54 family, which translates to MSILRGSFIVKNHFKYFFIWNEEWKQLGTEKYDLQTRDIYNYPFQSQSLENFISTLEKYKLVPESIHNQTFETNKGKQKELVLFPVQKKPRSKTVVPLLYEQFMAIENKLSTVILYPWKVEGIKLNFLDTISFLQQIPLNNEEYIGSDLRFWSHVYRWSLDLICRQKFLPTIDDHNKSFWQPLLDSNIDQIRLTKFVQSMPSLCRCYVDSEESPTIDPQELILDFLTNIVDLQIRQLLEQPTPLGNDITIEPWLNSLAETDINHCDLPSTESKRLKMAFDHWTLPIQDNLITSDFQLSKKQYRICFKLNPPAPSENNYDNWKLDYYLQAIDNPDFLVPSEQIWQHSHPDLEIDDRTIENPQEILLKGLGLASKIYPLVAKSLENAMPNYCQLNAIDAYQFIRSSVWQLQDNGLGIILPEGLAEGAGEKRLGVKIEAKVNLKKGERLNLNSLLNYNLKVAVGDKVLTNKEFQNLLAQKSPIVEVDGQWLALQPADVKAAQDILDQANNNINLTVEDALRLSGGNGETIAKLPVVSFESSGALSELINSVNDYQKIKILPTPKTFKGDLREYQKAGFSWLYFLEKWNLGACLADDMGLGKTIQLIAFLLRLKQDKLLTKPCLIVCPTSVMNNWAREIQKFAPNVKALIHHGEQRHKGKTFVKEAKKYDVIITSYALVFRDLDGLKGVDWQGVILDEAQNIKNPQAKQTQAIRQLDGDFRIALTGTPVENRLSELWSILEFLNPGYLGTQQFFQRRFTLPIEKYGDQDSLKTLRSLVQPFILRRLKTDKNIIQDLPEKQEMNVYCGLSPEQAHLYQSLVDDSLVKINDSKGIQRHGLVLTLLMRLKQVCNHPAHFLKENSLDFEPRSGKLLRLEEMLEEIVAEGDRTLIFTQFTEWGNLLQPYLEKKLGVDVMFLSGSTKIEKRQEMVDRFQNDPQGPPIFILSLKAGGTGLNLTKANHVFHFDRWWNPAVENQATDRAFRIGQTQNVQVHKFVCSGTLEEKINDILESKKQLAEQTINSGEDWLTDLDSDQLRNLLVLDRNAVL; encoded by the coding sequence ATGTCAATTTTGCGTGGTAGTTTTATTGTCAAAAATCACTTCAAATATTTCTTTATTTGGAATGAAGAATGGAAACAATTAGGCACAGAAAAATACGATTTACAAACCAGAGATATTTATAACTATCCCTTTCAAAGTCAATCCTTAGAAAATTTTATCTCCACCTTAGAAAAGTACAAATTAGTTCCCGAATCCATCCATAATCAAACCTTTGAAACAAACAAAGGAAAACAAAAAGAATTAGTTTTATTTCCTGTCCAAAAAAAGCCAAGATCAAAAACCGTTGTTCCGCTACTATATGAACAATTTATGGCGATCGAAAATAAACTAAGTACCGTTATTTTATACCCTTGGAAAGTAGAAGGAATCAAACTAAATTTTCTTGATACCATTAGCTTCTTACAGCAAATTCCCCTCAACAATGAAGAATATATCGGCTCAGATTTACGATTTTGGAGTCATGTATATAGATGGAGTTTAGATCTCATTTGTCGCCAAAAATTTCTCCCCACCATTGATGACCATAATAAAAGTTTTTGGCAACCATTACTAGATAGTAACATTGACCAAATAAGGTTAACTAAATTTGTGCAATCGATGCCCTCATTGTGCCGTTGCTACGTCGATTCAGAAGAATCACCAACTATTGACCCTCAAGAATTAATTTTAGACTTTTTAACCAATATTGTTGACTTACAAATTAGACAATTACTAGAACAACCCACTCCTTTAGGCAATGATATAACTATTGAACCTTGGTTAAATTCCTTAGCTGAAACTGACATAAACCACTGCGATTTGCCATCTACAGAAAGTAAACGTTTAAAGATGGCTTTTGACCATTGGACATTGCCAATTCAAGATAATTTAATTACCTCCGACTTTCAACTATCAAAAAAACAATATCGTATTTGTTTTAAATTAAACCCCCCTGCCCCATCAGAAAATAACTATGATAATTGGAAATTAGACTACTATTTACAAGCCATTGATAACCCAGATTTTCTCGTACCATCCGAGCAAATTTGGCAACATTCTCACCCTGATTTAGAAATAGACGATCGCACCATAGAAAACCCTCAAGAAATTCTTTTAAAAGGATTAGGTTTAGCGTCCAAAATTTATCCTTTGGTAGCAAAAAGTTTAGAAAATGCAATGCCCAATTATTGTCAATTAAATGCTATTGACGCTTATCAATTCATTCGTAGTTCAGTATGGCAACTACAAGATAATGGATTAGGTATTATTTTACCCGAAGGTTTAGCCGAAGGTGCAGGAGAAAAACGTTTAGGAGTCAAAATTGAAGCGAAAGTTAACCTCAAAAAAGGAGAGCGTTTAAATCTCAATAGTTTACTAAACTACAATCTTAAAGTTGCCGTAGGGGATAAAGTTTTAACCAACAAAGAATTTCAAAATCTTTTGGCTCAAAAATCTCCCATCGTGGAAGTAGATGGGCAATGGTTAGCCTTGCAACCTGCTGATGTAAAAGCCGCCCAAGATATTTTAGATCAAGCCAATAATAATATTAATTTAACCGTGGAAGATGCCCTGCGCCTGAGCGGAGGTAACGGAGAAACCATTGCCAAATTACCCGTAGTTTCCTTCGAGAGTAGTGGGGCATTATCAGAATTAATCAATAGTGTTAACGACTATCAAAAAATTAAGATTCTTCCTACTCCCAAAACATTTAAAGGGGATTTGCGAGAATATCAAAAAGCAGGTTTTAGCTGGCTTTATTTCCTCGAAAAATGGAATTTAGGAGCTTGTTTAGCTGATGATATGGGTTTAGGTAAAACCATTCAATTAATAGCCTTTTTATTACGTTTAAAACAAGATAAATTATTAACTAAGCCCTGTTTAATTGTCTGCCCAACCTCGGTGATGAATAACTGGGCTAGGGAAATTCAAAAATTTGCCCCCAATGTCAAGGCTTTAATTCATCATGGGGAGCAGCGCCATAAGGGTAAGACATTTGTTAAGGAGGCAAAAAAGTATGATGTGATTATTACTAGCTATGCCCTCGTATTTCGTGATTTAGATGGTTTAAAAGGGGTTGATTGGCAAGGGGTAATTTTGGATGAAGCTCAAAATATCAAAAATCCTCAAGCAAAACAAACTCAAGCCATTCGTCAGTTGGATGGAGATTTTCGTATCGCTTTGACGGGTACTCCTGTGGAAAATCGTCTTTCGGAATTATGGTCAATTTTGGAGTTTTTGAACCCAGGTTATTTAGGTACACAGCAGTTTTTCCAACGGCGTTTTACCTTGCCCATCGAGAAATATGGGGATCAAGATTCTCTGAAAACTTTACGCTCTTTGGTTCAGCCTTTTATCCTGAGACGATTAAAAACCGATAAAAATATCATTCAAGATTTACCCGAAAAGCAGGAGATGAATGTTTATTGTGGTTTGTCTCCCGAACAAGCGCACCTATACCAAAGTTTGGTAGATGATTCTTTAGTTAAAATTAACGATAGTAAGGGGATTCAGCGCCATGGTTTGGTGTTAACTTTGTTGATGAGATTAAAACAGGTTTGTAATCATCCTGCTCATTTTCTCAAGGAGAATAGTTTAGATTTTGAGCCTCGCTCTGGCAAATTGTTACGATTGGAAGAAATGTTAGAGGAAATTGTGGCTGAGGGCGATCGCACCTTAATCTTTACCCAATTTACCGAATGGGGAAACTTATTACAACCCTACCTAGAAAAGAAATTAGGGGTAGATGTGATGTTCCTCTCAGGAAGCACAAAAATAGAAAAACGTCAAGAAATGGTTGACCGTTTCCAAAATGATCCCCAAGGGCCACCAATTTTTATTCTTTCCCTAAAAGCAGGAGGTACAGGATTAAACCTCACCAAAGCAAACCACGTCTTCCATTTCGATAGATGGTGGAATCCTGCTGTAGAAAATCAAGCCACCGATAGGGCATTTCGCATTGGGCAAACTCAAAATGTACAAGTGCATAAATTCGTCTGTAGCGGTACTTTGGAGGAAAAAATTAACGACATTCTCGAAAGTAAAAAACAACTAGCCGAACAAACCATCAATAGTGGAGAAGATTGGTTAACCGACTTAGATAGCGATCAATTACGAAATCTACTTGTATTAGATCGTAATGCCGTTTTGTAA
- a CDS encoding ATP-binding cassette, subfamily B, bacterial, producing MTSKSIAPLSRLLEYSPKYRGLIYRAVICSVLNKVFDLAPPVLIGAAVDVVVQREDSAIAQFGFESVFSQLLVLTVLSVIIWTLESAFQYAYERLWRNLAQNIQHDLRLDAYGHIQNLELEFFENKSTGRLLSVLNDDINQLERFLDVGANEILQVITTVIIIGLAFFILTPTTAWMAIVPIPIIIWGAIAFQKFLEPLYGDVREKVSLLNSRLSNNLSGITTIKSFTTETYEVERVRVDSEAYRRSNQRAIAYSAGFVPLIRLVILAGFTSILLFGGLQVEEGTLAVGTYSVLVFMTQRLLWPLTRLGQTLDLYQRAMASTTRVMALLDTPIQIHSGDIPLSFAHTQGEIHLKDVTFSYFEREPVLQHLNLDIPAGQTTAIVGSTGSGKSTIIKLLLRLYEINSGMITLDGINIQEIVLYDLRRAIGLVSQDVFLFHGSVRENIAYGSPNATEEDVICAAKNAEAHEFIMELPQGYDTVVGERGQKLSGGQRQRLSIARAILKNPPILILDEATSAVDNETESAIARSLQYITKGRTTIMIAHRLSTIRHADCIYVMERGKIIEQGKHEELVAHNGIYQNLWQVQTGEQLAIDS from the coding sequence ATGACCTCCAAATCTATTGCCCCTCTTTCACGATTATTAGAATATTCTCCGAAATACCGTGGTTTGATTTATCGTGCGGTTATTTGTTCGGTATTAAATAAGGTTTTTGATTTAGCACCCCCCGTGTTGATTGGGGCGGCGGTAGATGTGGTGGTACAGAGAGAAGATAGTGCGATCGCACAGTTTGGTTTTGAGAGCGTTTTTTCTCAGTTGTTGGTGCTGACGGTTTTATCGGTCATAATTTGGACATTAGAATCTGCATTTCAATATGCTTATGAGCGTTTATGGCGTAATTTGGCCCAAAATATTCAGCATGATTTACGCTTAGATGCCTATGGTCATATTCAGAATTTAGAATTAGAATTTTTTGAAAATAAAAGCACAGGGCGTTTACTATCAGTGTTGAATGATGATATTAACCAGTTAGAAAGATTTTTGGATGTGGGAGCCAATGAAATTTTACAGGTAATTACCACGGTAATTATTATCGGTTTGGCTTTCTTTATTCTTACCCCTACCACTGCTTGGATGGCCATTGTACCTATTCCCATTATTATTTGGGGTGCGATCGCCTTTCAGAAGTTTCTTGAGCCTCTATACGGTGATGTGAGAGAAAAAGTAAGTCTGCTCAATAGTCGTTTGAGTAACAATCTAAGTGGCATTACCACTATCAAAAGTTTTACCACCGAAACCTATGAAGTAGAGAGAGTAAGGGTTGACAGTGAAGCCTATCGTCGTAGTAACCAAAGGGCGATCGCTTATAGTGCAGGTTTTGTGCCCCTGATTCGTCTGGTTATCTTGGCAGGATTTACCAGCATCCTTTTATTTGGGGGTTTACAGGTGGAAGAAGGAACATTGGCAGTGGGTACTTATAGTGTACTGGTATTCATGACCCAACGCCTACTATGGCCCCTTACCCGTCTAGGGCAAACCCTCGATTTGTACCAAAGGGCTATGGCTTCCACCACTAGGGTAATGGCGTTATTGGACACCCCTATTCAAATTCATTCGGGAGATATACCCCTATCATTTGCCCACACCCAAGGGGAAATTCATTTAAAGGATGTTACTTTTTCTTATTTTGAAAGAGAGCCTGTTTTGCAACATCTTAACCTTGATATACCTGCGGGACAAACTACCGCCATTGTGGGTTCGACGGGTTCGGGAAAAAGTACCATTATTAAATTATTACTCAGACTCTACGAAATTAATTCGGGTATGATTACCCTCGATGGTATCAATATTCAAGAGATTGTACTCTATGATTTGCGACGGGCGATCGGTTTAGTAAGTCAGGATGTATTTCTTTTCCATGGTAGCGTGAGGGAAAATATTGCCTATGGTAGCCCCAACGCCACGGAAGAAGACGTTATTTGCGCCGCCAAAAATGCCGAAGCCCATGAATTTATTATGGAATTACCCCAAGGTTACGATACTGTAGTGGGTGAAAGGGGACAAAAATTATCAGGGGGGCAAAGACAAAGACTATCTATCGCCCGGGCTATTCTCAAAAATCCTCCTATTCTCATTCTCGATGAGGCAACCTCCGCCGTTGATAATGAAACCGAAAGTGCGATCGCCCGTTCACTACAATATATTACAAAAGGTCGTACCACAATTATGATCGCCCACCGTCTCTCCACCATTCGCCATGCTGACTGTATCTATGTCATGGAAAGGGGCAAAATTATCGAACAGGGAAAACATGAGGAATTAGTCGCCCACAATGGCATCTATCAAAATTTATGGCAAGTACAAACAGGGGAACAATTAGCAATAGACAGTTAG